The sequence TGCACGCGACATGAAACAGAACCGTTTGGAACCAAGCAGCCAAACCGCTGCAGGGCCGCCTGTATGGCTATGGACTATGGCACATGTACACGTCTCCTGGCCCGCCTCAACTCGCATCTCATCAGCTCTCTATGCTACGGTGGTCTCTACAGCAACTGCACTGACATGCACTCAATTCAATCATCTACACCTACACGCAGGCAGCAGGGGAGCAGAGacagagaggtctaggccatcctgAGCGCCTCCCTGAACCCGATACTGAAGCTGTTCTGCAGGTCGGCCTTCTTCGGGAGCACCCCCACCGTCGGCTTCTGCATCATCGCCACGAACTCGTTGTAGTCTATGCGCCCGTCCTGCAGCAGCAGGTCCAGAACAATTCAGAcgcagagaagagaagagaagagaagaaggaACGAGGAGGAGGGGGGGCTGACGTACGTTGTCCTGGTCCACTTCCCCGATCAAGTCCTCCAGCTGGACGTCGCCCAGGCCGAACTCCTCGCACGCCACCTgcagctcgtcggcggtgatgtagccgCTGCCGTCCTTGTCGAAGTACTGGAACGCCGCGAACAGGTGGTCCTCCCGCTCCACCTTGTTCAGGTGCAGCGTGGCCGCGATGAACTCGCCGTAGTCGATCGTGCCGTTGTTGTCCACGTCCGCCTGCGCACCACGAACGAACGCAGCAACAGCAAGTTTTCCTTCAGCACTCGCAGTCACAGTGCCAGTGACAAGGACGGGAACAAGGTGCGGTGCGCTTACGGCTTGCATGAGCGCGTAGATCTCCGACTCCTGCAGGTTGGCgcccaccttctccagcccaaccTTGAGCTCCTCGAACGTGATCTGCCCGCTGTTGTCCGCGTCGATCATCTTGAACATCTCCCTCAGCCCGGCGATCTCGTCCTCCGACAGGTTCTCGGCGATCACCTGCAAAACAGAAACATGTATGTATATCAGGACAGATTGACAggaagctgctgctgctgccttcAACCATCTGCATGGATCTGTCTGTCCTGTCCAGACAAAAGCGACTTACCCTAAGAGCCATCTTCTTCAGCTTATTCATAGCCGAGAACTGCTTCATGCGAGACAGAACGGCCGAGTCCAGCGGCCTGTCAGGAGCCACTCCACCGACCTGAACCCACGGATGCCCTGAAAGACGGTACAGGACAGACAGAGACAGCACGCTTCAGCAAATACAGCAGCTACCGCCTACGGAGACTAATGGTTATGGCAAGCAAGTCAGGAGCTAGCTAGCTCACGTAGAACTTCGTGAGCGGTCAGTCTCTTCCTCGGGTCCCTGACAAGCATCCTCCTCACGAGATCCTTGGCGCCGTCGGAGATGCTGGGCCACGGCTCCGACTCGAAGTCCAGCCTCCCGTGCAGAACCTCCTCGAATATGCCCTGCTCGTTCTCTGCTCGACGACAAACAGGCGCGGTGAGAAGGAGATTGGCCAAGAAATCTGGCGTAATTAATGCTGTATCAGTTTCATCGGACTAGTGGAAAGTGCGTAGTGTTGCATTGCAGCACCTGCCCAGAATGGCGGCACTCCGCACAGCAGGATGTAGATGATTACGCCAGCGCTCCAGACGTCCGCCTCTGGCCCGTATCTCTTCTTCAGTACCTCCGGCGCCACGTAGTAAGGGCTGCCCACGACGTCGGTGAAGATTTGGCCTGAGGTAAGATTCAAGCGATTAAAGACATACCAATGCCGCCGCGACGAGTATTCTGAATTCTAATTCTAGCTGTGGTGAAAAATGGTCTCTAAATTGAGTAGCTGCAGATTTGGAATGATGAAAGGTTATGTGAAACTCTCACCAGGGCGAAAGAAGATGGAGAGTCCGAAGTCAATGGTCTTGAGAGCGGCCTCCTCCGAGTGGTCAGCGAAGAGGAAGTTCTCGGGCTTGAGGTCCCGGTGCATGACGCCCATGGAGTGGCAGGCCTCCACGACGCCGACGATGACGCGGGCGAGCTCGGCGGCCTTCCTCTCGGTGTAGTGGCCCCTCCGCACGATCCGGTCGAACAGCTCGCCGCCGCCGCAGAGCTCCATGACGAGGTGCACGGCCACGGCGTCCTCGTACGCGCCGCGGATGGCGACCACGCTGGGGTGGC is a genomic window of Zea mays cultivar B73 chromosome 5, Zm-B73-REFERENCE-NAM-5.0, whole genome shotgun sequence containing:
- the LOC541988 gene encoding Calcium-dependent protein kinase 10 — encoded protein: MGNTCVGPSITMNGFFQSVSTALWKTPQDSDALPAAAANGPGGASPGRSQSALPKPASDVHHHIAVLSEAPEPVKIGAYHSEPAPAVQSEAPEPVKIAASHSEPAPMAAKPGAAAANASPSPSPRPRPQVKRVSSAGLLVGSVLRRKTENLKDKYSLGRRLGQGQFGTTHLCVERGTGKELACKSILKRKLATDDDVEDVRREIQIMHHLAGHPSVVAIRGAYEDAVAVHLVMELCGGGELFDRIVRRGHYTERKAAELARVIVGVVEACHSMGVMHRDLKPENFLFADHSEEAALKTIDFGLSIFFRPGQIFTDVVGSPYYVAPEVLKKRYGPEADVWSAGVIIYILLCGVPPFWAENEQGIFEEVLHGRLDFESEPWPSISDGAKDLVRRMLVRDPRKRLTAHEVLRHPWVQVGGVAPDRPLDSAVLSRMKQFSAMNKLKKMALRVIAENLSEDEIAGLREMFKMIDADNSGQITFEELKVGLEKVGANLQESEIYALMQAADVDNNGTIDYGEFIAATLHLNKVEREDHLFAAFQYFDKDGSGYITADELQVACEEFGLGDVQLEDLIGEVDQDNDGRIDYNEFVAMMQKPTVGVLPKKADLQNSFSIGFREALRMA